In Chryseobacterium oranimense, a single window of DNA contains:
- the ftsY gene encoding signal recognition particle-docking protein FtsY: MSWFKNIFKKEEKETLDKGLEKSSQGFFEKMTKAVVGKSKVDDEVLDDLEEILIASDVGASTTIKIIERIEERVARDKYVGVGELDAILREEISGLLLENPHAGTGNIDTSKKPYVIMVVGVNGVGKTTTIGKLAHQFKSEGKKVVLGAADTFRAAAVDQLTIWSQRVGVPIVKQDMGSDPASVAFDTVQSAVAQGADVVIIDTAGRLHNKINLMNELSKIKRVMQKVIPDAPHEILLVLDGSTGQNAFEQAKQFTAATEVNALAVTKLDGTAKGGVVIGISDQFQIPVKYIGVGEKMQDLQLFNGTEFVDSFFKKR; encoded by the coding sequence ATGAGTTGGTTTAAAAATATTTTCAAAAAAGAAGAAAAAGAAACTTTAGACAAAGGCCTGGAAAAATCCAGCCAGGGTTTCTTTGAAAAAATGACGAAGGCCGTAGTCGGTAAAAGCAAGGTGGATGATGAAGTTCTGGATGACCTTGAAGAAATACTGATTGCGTCTGATGTAGGGGCTTCCACAACCATTAAAATCATAGAAAGGATTGAAGAACGTGTTGCCCGCGATAAATATGTGGGTGTAGGTGAACTTGATGCTATTCTGCGCGAAGAGATCTCAGGACTACTCCTGGAAAACCCTCATGCCGGAACAGGAAATATAGATACTTCTAAAAAGCCGTATGTCATTATGGTAGTCGGTGTGAACGGCGTAGGAAAAACCACAACAATCGGGAAGCTGGCCCATCAGTTTAAATCCGAAGGAAAAAAGGTTGTTCTTGGGGCAGCAGATACCTTCAGAGCAGCAGCAGTAGACCAGCTGACCATCTGGAGCCAAAGAGTGGGTGTTCCTATCGTTAAACAGGATATGGGATCCGATCCTGCCTCTGTAGCTTTTGACACTGTACAGAGTGCTGTGGCACAGGGTGCGGATGTAGTGATCATTGACACTGCAGGAAGGCTTCACAATAAGATCAACCTGATGAATGAGCTTTCAAAGATCAAAAGAGTAATGCAGAAAGTGATTCCTGATGCCCCTCACGAGATCCTTCTGGTTCTTGACGGATCTACTGGGCAGAATGCATTTGAGCAGGCCAAACAGTTCACAGCAGCCACAGAAGTAAATGCATTGGCAGTAACGAAACTTGACGGAACAGCCAAAGGCGGTGTCGTTATAGGCATATCAGATCAGTTCCAGATTCCGGTGAAGTATATAGGGGTAGGCGAAAAGATGCAGGACCTTCAATTGTTTAATGGTACAGAATTTGTAGATTCTTTTTTCAAGAAAAGATGA